CAAGGACCTGGGTCCGGTCAAGGACTCAACGGTGCTATCGACTTCGACCCGTTCCGTACCTCGGCCAACCCAGGAACGCCAGTCATCCAGGGAAGCGTCGACTCAGGTGCGGAGGACTTCACGGCCGGCAACGGCGAGGTGACGATTCAGCTCTACGCGGGTGGGTCGCTCGTCGACTCGACGACCAACGACGCCAGCGGGACCTACTCGTTCCGGAACGTCTCCGACGGGAGCTACACCGTCGTCGCCTCGGCACCCAACCACGTCAGTGCCAGCGCGTCGATGTCGGTTGAGGGCAGCGACGTCTCCCAGGATCTTACACTGGAGGGGATCGCTCAGAACGAGCGCAGCGGTCAGTCGTTCGTCTCACCCGCCAGCGCCATCGACTCGGGCAGCTACGACGTCCAGGCCGGCGACACGATCACGATCTATCCCGGCACCTACCAGACGTCGCTCGACTTCAACAGCATCACGACGGCGAGCGACCTGACGCTCACCTCGGCCAGCGCGGCCTCCGAGACGGTGATCGTCGGGCAGGGCGGGACGCCGACGATAAACTCCGGCAGCGCCTCCGACGGCCTGACGATCGACGGGCTGACGCTGAGGTCCAGTGGGTCACCGGTGGCGATCATCAACACGTTCAGCATGAACACCGTCGAGGTGCGCAACAGCATCATCCAGGCCAGCTCGGGCGTTTCGGGCATCTCCGCGAACGAGCAGCTCACCGCTGTGGACAACGAGATCCACAACGGCGACAAGACTGCTACCGGGATCGAACTCCGTGACGACGGTGGGACCGGAAGTATGATCTCCGAGAACGAGATCACCGGCTTCACCAACGGAATCGAAGCCACCGACTCCGACGGGCTGACGATCACCTACAACCAGATCCGGAACAACGGTGACGGCGGCGGCAACGGGATCGGAATCCTCGTGGGCGACGGGACTATCGACGGCTCGACGATCACCGTCAACTGGAACAACGTCGTCGGCAACAACTACGGGCTGTACGCGGGCACCACTACTGGGACAGTCGACGCCGAACTGAACTGGTGGGGCGACGCGGGCGGTCCCAGTGCAGGTGAGGGTGCCGGTGGTCAGATCGACATCGAGCCGTGGCTGACCGGTCCGGCACCCGACGGCCCGCCGACGCCGGCACAGCTCAGCCTCACGACGGCCGATCCGGTGCCGAGCGAGACCGGACAGGCAGGCACGTACGCGATCAATTTCACCTTCGGTCAGGTCGGCAACCCCGCGGGCGAGTACGTCTCGGTCGACTTCGGCTCGGCGACGGCCGATCTCTCGGGCGTGACGACCGGTGACGTCTCGATCGAGGGGCCAAGCGGCAGCCGGACCGTCGAGGCTGTCCTGACGCCCGATGGCCAGACGCTCGTGCTCGACCTCGCCGCGGGCGACGTCATCGACGACCCCGCGAGCGGCGACCAGTTCGACGTCACCGTGGGCAACGTCGGGAACGCCGACGACGGCACGCAGACGTTGACGCTGGGACTCCACGACGATAGCGGCGGTTCGCCCGCCGCGGCCTTCGTCACACAGTCCGGCGCCTACAGCGTGCAGGACACGACCGCACCGACCGCCGACGCGGGAAGCGACTTCACCGTCGACGAGGACACCTCGTTCACCTTCGACGGCTCGGCCTCGTCCGACAACGGTGACAGTCTCACCTACGAGTGGGATACCGACGACGACGGTACCTACGAAGTCACCGGTGAGACTGGCTCCGCGACCTATGCCGATCCCGGCTCCTACGCCGTCACGCTGCGGGTGACCGACAGCGGTGGCAACACCGCGACCGACGTGGTGAACGTCACCGTCAACGACGTAACGCCGCCGAACGCGGACGCGAGCAACAGCCAGACGTCCGGTGACGAGGACACCTCGTTCACCTTCGACGGGACGGCCTCGACCGACAACGTCGGCATCGACACCTACGAGTGGGACTTCGACGGAGACGGCACCGTGGAGACGACCGGCGCTACGCCTTCGTACACCTATGCCGACCCCGGAACCTACACGGTGACGTTGACTGCGACCGACGCCGCCGGTAACTCGGGAACGGACACGCTGACGGTGACCGTCAACGACGTGACGCCGCCGAACGCGGACGCTGGTACCGACTTCACCGTCGACGAGGACACCTCGTTCACCTTCGACGGGTCGGCCTCGTCGGACAACGGCAACATCGCCAGCTACGAGTGGGACACCGACGACGACGGCACCTACCAGCTGACGGGTGCGACCCCGTTGGCGAACTACGCTGACCCCGGCACCTACACCGTCACCCTGCGAGTGACTGACGGTAGTGGGAATACCGCGACCGACACCCTGACCGTCACAGTCCAGGACACGACTGCGCCGACTGCTGACGCCGGACCGGATCAGACTGTCGACGAAGACACCTCGTTCACCTTCGACGGCTCCGGCTCGTCCGATAACGTCGCTGTGACGAGCTACGAATGGGACTTTGACGGTGACGGTACGACCGACGCCACCGGGCCGGCTCCGAGTTACACGTACGCCGACCCCGGCACCTACACCGTCACCCTGACTGCGACCGATGACGCCGGCAACACCGACACCGACACCCTGACCGTCACGGTCCAGGACACAACTGCACCGACCGCCGACGCTGGCCCCGACCAGACCGTCGACGAAGATACCAGTGTCTCCTTCGACGGGACTGGTTCGAGTGACAACGTCGGCGTGACCACTTACGAGTGGGACTTCGACGGTGACGGCACGGCTGACGCCACCGGACCGACGCCGAGTTACACCTACGCCGACCCCGGCATCTACACCGTCACTCTGACCGCGACCGACGACGCCGGCAACACCGACACCGACACCCTGACCGTCACTGTCAACGACGTGACCGCACCGACCGCAGAGGCCGGTCCCGACCAGGCCGTCTCACAGGACACGGCAGTGGACTTCGACGGGACCGCTTCGAGCGACAACGTCGGCGTGACGAGCTACGAGTGGGACTTTGACGGGGACAGCACGACTGACGCCACCGGGCCGACGCCGAGTTACACCTACACGGCGGCAGGAAGCTATACAGTGACACTGACCGTCAGCGACGACGCCGGCAACACCGACACCGACACCCTGACCGTCACTGTCAACGACGTGACCGCACCGACCGCAGAGGCCGGTCCCGACCAGGCCGTCTCACAGGACACGGCAGTGGACTTCGACGGGACCGCTTCGAGCGACAACGTCGGCGTGACGAGCTACGAGTGGGACTTTGACGGGGACAGCACGACTGACGCCACCGGGCCGACGCCGAGTTACACCTACACGGCGGCAGGAAGCTATACAGTGACACTGACCGTCAGCGACGACGCCGGCAACACCGACACCGACACCCTGACCGTCACCGTCGGCGACACGACGCCACCGACCGCCGAGGCTGGCCCCGACCAGACCGTCGACGAGGGGTCGACCATCAACTTCGACGGCTCCAGTTCGAGCGACAACGTCGGAATCGACAGCTACGAGTGGGACCTCGATGGTGACGGCACCGTCGACGCCACCGGTACCACGTCGAGTTACACCTACGCCGATCCCGGCACCTACACCGTTTCCCTGACTGTCAGCGATGCCAACGGGAACACGGACACCGACACCCTGACCGTCACCGTTGAGGATACGATCGCCCCGTCCGCCGAGGCCGGTCCGAACCGGACAGTCATGGAGGAAACCGCAGTGAGCTTCGATGGTTCGGGATCCACCGACAACGGCAACATCGCGAGCTACGAGTGGGACGTCGACGACGACGGGACGGTCGAGGCGACCGGGGTGACACCCAGCTACACCTACGTCAACCCGGGAACCTACACCGTCACGCTGACGGTCACCGACGGTGGCGGTAACACCGACACCGACACCCTGACCGTCACTGTCGATGACGTCACGGGCCCGACCGCCGAGGCCGGGCCAGACCAGACGGTCTCGGAGGACACCAGCGTGACCTTCGACGGGACCGCTTCGAGCGACAACGTCGGGATTACGAGCTACGAGTGGGACGTCGACGGCGACGGGACCTACGAAACGACCGGCGAAACAGCGTCTCACACCTACGCCGATACTGGGACCTACACCGTCACGCTCCGTGTAACGGACGACGCGGGTAACACCGACACCGACACCCTCACTGTCTCCGTCGTCGACACGACGCCACCGACCGCCGAGGCCGGACCGGACCAGTCCGTCGAGGAGGGCACGACTGTCAACTTCGACGGCTCCAGTTCGAGCGACAACGGTGTCATCACGACGTACCGATGGGACGTCGACGGTGACGGCACGACCGACGCCACCGGGCCAACCGCGAGGTCCACGTTCGTCGACCCCGGCACCTACACGGTGCGACTGACGGTCACCGACAGCGGTGGCAACACCGACACCGACACCCTGACCATCACTGTCGGAGACCAGACGGCACCGACCGCCGAGGCTGGCCCCGACAGAACCGTCGAAGTCGGCTCGACCGTGAGTGTCGACGGGTCAGGGTCGTCAGACGACGTCGGGATCGACAGCTACCAGTGGAACTTCGGCGACGGATCTGCGGCGAGTGGTGTGACCGCCTCCCAGGCTTACGATCAGCCAGGCACCTACACGGTGACGCTGACAGTCACCGACGGCGCAGGGAACACCGACACCGACACCCTGACCGTCACCGTCGAAGACCGGACCGCGCCGACCGCCGAGGCCGGCCCCGACAGAACCGTCGAAGTCGGCTCGACCGTGAGTGTCGACGGGTCGGGGTCGTCGGACAACGTCGGAATCGACAGCTACCAGTGGAGCTTCGAAGACGGCACGTCAGCCGCGGGCGAGACGGCGGGTCACGCCTACGACGAAGCCGGCACCTACACGGTGACGCTGACCGCCACCGACAGCGCCGGCAACACCGACACCGACACCCTGACCGTCACCGTCGAGTCGACTGACGACTCGGAGACGGCGACACCGGGCGACACCACCACGACACCAGGCGAAGAGACGACTACGTCGGGCGAGGAAACGACCACGTCAGACGAAGATACCACGGGGAGCGGGACGACGACTACCGAAGAGTCGAGTGGGAGTGGCTCGGGCCCAGGGTTCACCGCAACGCTCGCAGTCCTGGCAGTCGCCCTCGCTGCGCTCCTCACCCACCGCCGCCAGCACTGACGGCCGTCCGGACCCGTCTCGATCCTTTTCAGTCCCGAATCACCACCCCTTAATACCGGCTCGTACGCACAGACGACCATGCAGGGACAGGCGAAAGCGCCGGCCGCCGGCACGGTGTTGAACGCACTCGCCAACGGCAAGGGCTCTGCGTTCGCCATCGACGCCTACACGACCGCGACCGTCGAGTTACTGACCGATTCCGAGGAGATCACCGGCGAAGTCGCCGAAGATCCCGAGGCCGACACCCGCCTCATCGAGACCTGCGTCGAGTACGTCCTCGATGCTCACGGTGACCCCGATGTGACCGGCCCGAACGCCGTCTCGGGCGCACACGTCCGGACCGAGAGCGAGGTCCCGATGGCCTCCGGCCTGAAGTCCTCATCGGCCGCGGCCAACGCGACCGTCATGGCGACACTCGACGCGCTCGGCAAAGAGGAGAAGATGACTCGCGAGGACGCCGCCCGCCTCGGCGTCATGGCCGCCCGGGACGTCGGCGTCACAGTGACGGGCGCGTTCGACGACGCTTCGGCGTCGATGCTCGGCGGCGTGACAGTCACGAACAACACGAGCGACGACTTGCTCGCTCGTGAGGAAGTCGACTGGGACGTCCTCGTGTGGACGCCCGACGAGCAGTCGTTCAGCGCCGACGCCGACGTCGAGCGCTGCAAGCAGGTCGCCCCGATGGCCGACCTCGTCGTGGACCTCGCCCTCGGCGGCGAGTACGGCCGCGCGATGACCGTCAACGGACTCGCGTTCTCGGCGGCACTCGATTTCTCGACCGAACCGATGGTCGAAGCCATGCCGCTGGTCGAGGGCGTCTCGCTGTCGGGGACGGGGCCGAGCGTCGTCGCTGTCGGGGATCGGGAGGCATTAGAGGGTGTACGCAAGACGTGGGAACAACGAGACGGATCCACATGGCTGACAACGACACAGAACTCCGGGACACAGACGAGATGAGCCTCGACGAGCTCCGCGAGGAGATCGAGACCATCGATCGCGAGATCGTCGAGAAGATTGCCCAGCGGACCTACGTCGCCGACACGATCGCCCAGGTCAAAGACGAACAGGGACTGCCGACGACCGACGAAGAACAGGAACAGGCCGTCATGGATCGCGCCGGCCAGAACGCAGAGCGCTTCGACGTCGACTCCAACCTGGTCAAGGCTGTCTTTCGTCTCCTGATCGAGCTGAACAAGGTCGAACAGCGCGAGAGTCGCTAAGAGCGTTCAGGTCGTGACCATCCACGTCGTCGAGGAGGAGTAGCCCCACTTCTCGACGTCGATGTCGAACTCGCCCTCCTGCAGCGGCGTCATGTTCGTCCCGACCTCCTTGGCGGACATGTCCAGTTCCTCGCCGATGAGTCGGGACTTGAAGTACGTCTGCGTGTCGGCGTTCTTCCGGAGATAGTCGAGGATCGCCTGCTGTTTGTCCGTCAACGTGGTCGGCGCCGCGGTCGCTGCCTGGGATGCCGTCGTGCTCATACTTTCAGGTACGGACGAAACTGTTATAGGGGGTTTGGTACAGTCTGTTAACACGCTGCAGTCTTGCGGTTTTCTCCAGAAACGGACGCCCGATCGGGAGGGACGACGAGCGTCAGCACTGGCGTTGGTACGAGCAGGAAACGCCGTCGAGGGACCCCCCACCAGGCCGGGTCAGATGTCTTCTTCGATGATCTCGCCGACGGCGAAGTTGGACTTGACTTCGGTGATCTCGACTTTGACCCGGTCGCCGATGTCGGCGCCAGGCACGATGATCACGTAGCCGCGTTCGACGCGAGCGATGCCGTCGCCCTGCTTGCCGATGTCCTCGATCTCGACGTACCGAATCTCCCCGTTCTCGACTGGGGGCTGGGGTTCCGAGGGCGCACTCTCGGTCGTCTCGTTTTCATCTTCCTCTTGCTCGCCGGAGATGAGCGCGACCCGGTAAGTTTCGCCGGGGTCGATCGAACCGGTCTCGACCTCGCGGCGGGGCACCTCGATCACGTAGCGGTCGTCTTCTGCTGATACATCCGCACTGAACAGACACAGGAGTTTCTCTGAGATCTCCAAGGCTATATCCTCCATTGGGCCGGTCGTAGGCCTCCATTAAGAACCTGCCGGCGGATCTGCAGCCCCAGTCTCGTTCGTTCCCACGTGTGCGAAAAATCAGTAGGGCGTCCCGTCGATACGTTTCGGTCCGTCCGAGTCGTAGACGACAACGTCGTCACTCTCGACAGGCTCGTAGTTCTCGCGGACTCCGATGGCCTCTTCGAGTTCGCGGATCGCCCGCTCTTTGAGCGTCCGGGCGAGGTCCTCGGCCTCCGCACGTGAGATGTCCCGACCAAGGCCTTCACACTCGTGGGCCCGGACCATCCCTTCCTCATCAACCGCCTCGCCCATCGGCTGGCTCGTCCCACCCAGCGCGACGCTGAACGGGTAGGTCTGACAGATCAGTGGCCGATCCTCGTGGACCGTACAGGCTCCCGTTCCGTCCTCGTCCTCGGCGTAGAACGTACAGTCCCCACAGGAGTCTGTCTGCAGCGCCCACTCGAAGGTTTCGCCCCCTGGCTCACCTTCGTCCTCGGTCAGTCCGTACGGCATCGGGCGAGCCACGTCGCGCCAGTCGTAGTCGTCACGCGCCTGGATTCGGCTGATCTCGTCGGGAAAAGCCGTCGCCGTGTGGGGTTCCGTGTCGCCGTCTTCGCCCTCGAGTCCACAGGTCTCGGCCTTGCAGCAGGCCCCACAGCGCGTACACTCGAAGCCGATGGATTCGATAGCGTCAGCCAGTTCGGCCACGTCGAGTTCCCTGGCTCGGTCGAGTTCGGCTTCGAGCGATTCCATAGCAGAAAAAGCGGCGCTGGCAACTAAAGGGCCGCGCTATGCCGGCCGCGCCCGCTGGCCGTTCCACCGAATCGCGCCCTCGACTGCCAGTTTTTCGAGGTGGGCAGCAACCGTCGCGCGAGCGAGATCCGCGACGCCGGAAACGTCTTTCTCGTAGGCGGCGTCGGTGATCGCTTCGAGTGTCTCGGTGCCGGCGTCGACGGCCGCCAGAACGCGGTCTTCGCGGTCGAGTCGATGTGCGATCAACCGTCCGAGTACCGCTCGTGGTGCCTCGATCACGGTGCCGTGGCCGGGGTAGAGGCGGGCGGGGTCGCGAGCGTGGAGTCGACGGAGACTACTCAGATAGGTCCGCATGTCACCCTCGGGTGCGCCCACGACGACGCTGCCCTCCGCGACGGCCAGGTCTCCGGTCACGAACGACTCACCGACCCGGAGCGCGACGTGTTCGGGTGCGTGGCCAGGTGTGTCGACAATTTCGACCGTGCCGCCACTGGTCTGGATCGTCGTCGCCGGGGTAAAGGTGCGATCGGGCGAGACGCCGCTGGCGCGTTCGAACTCGCTCTCGCGTCCACGACGGGCCCAAACAGTCGCTTCGTCGGCGTAGGCTGCGATTCCACCGACGTGGTCCGGGTGGTGGTGTGTGGCGAGGACGTGGGCGACGCCGGCCTCGGCGACGACCTCGCGAAGGCGATCGCTGTCGCCACCGGGATCGACGAGAATCACGTCGTCGTCACCGCACACGTAGGCGGCCACCCCACCACCGGGCGCGCGGGACGAGATATCGAGGTCGACCCGCTCGATCCGCATTATCGCGTGTCGGCGAGGAAGTAGACCTGCTTGCGGGCGTCGCGGAAGCTGTACCGGGAATCGACGAGCCCGACTTCTTCGAGGCGGTTCAGTGCGTACCGGACGGTTCGGTCGGGCAGCAGCGACTGCTCGGCGAGATCGCCCTGGGACAGCGGCGCTTCAGTTTCGAGTACTTTGGCGACGAGCTTTGCGCTCGGCGGGAGTTCGCGAAGGCGCTCGCGAAACTCGGCGTCGTTGAACGTGATCTCTCGGGCCACCCCATCGGTAGTCGTGCTCATACAGCACTCTCTGGGAAGCGCAGTGGTAAAACTTGGCTATATGGATGTGAAAACAATACAGTCTCCTAGAGGAGTATTAATCTCCTTTGTATATCTATGGATGACCATGAGAGATCCGAGGATTGCGGCACTGGCGTTCGTGCTGCGGTGCGAGCGAGAGGGGCGGACTGGTGGATGCGAGGGGGTCGGTAGCGATGGATTCTCGCCGGTCGTTTTCAGTATCGTTTTATTCCCGGGATGACGAGAGTCGGACACCGTGAAAGGACAGGAGTGGTACCAGGCGGACGACATCGCCGAGGAGTACGAAGAAAAGCGCTTCTCGCGCGGTGGCCGCCTGATCGACCGGCGGGAGAAACAGGCCGTGCTGGACGCGATCGGCCCAGTCGAGGACTCGAAAGTACTGGAAATTGCCTGTGGAACCGGTCGGTTCACCGTGATGCTGGCCGAACGCGGCGCCGACATCGTCG
The Halapricum salinum genome window above contains:
- a CDS encoding shikimate kinase; the protein is MQGQAKAPAAGTVLNALANGKGSAFAIDAYTTATVELLTDSEEITGEVAEDPEADTRLIETCVEYVLDAHGDPDVTGPNAVSGAHVRTESEVPMASGLKSSSAAANATVMATLDALGKEEKMTREDAARLGVMAARDVGVTVTGAFDDASASMLGGVTVTNNTSDDLLAREEVDWDVLVWTPDEQSFSADADVERCKQVAPMADLVVDLALGGEYGRAMTVNGLAFSAALDFSTEPMVEAMPLVEGVSLSGTGPSVVAVGDREALEGVRKTWEQRDGSTWLTTTQNSGTQTR
- a CDS encoding PKD domain-containing protein; amino-acid sequence: MGVVALGATAPAGAGADGPTSLAGGATSGSTVSGTVTSAAQDGGLSGQASVVLKQGGTVVDSTYTNSSDEYAFNGVADGSYTVVVRADQHQTSRTSISVAGGDVTEDVTLDARVLNTDSGNSYVSINNAVQNASSGATITVAPGTYSENVDIGTSGITLEATGNASETIIDASSGDDSLLVTGQNVVVEGFTFRNGGAASSVALVNDGITLRDSVIDGNNVIGNGIYTNGQITVENVNITEANNYGIFADSGSTGTEVERSELVRNGVGVIVKDAITLRNNTIDNSDGGAGAGHGVWLTSGSDGTVVVDNEISNNDGGTALQVNQQGGGAVTVTNSVVNNNNIFDNAYGSYVNSNGNQLDARYNWWGASDGPGNQGPGSGQGLNGAIDFDPFRTSANPGTPVIQGSVDSGAEDFTAGNGEVTIQLYAGGSLVDSTTNDASGTYSFRNVSDGSYTVVASAPNHVSASASMSVEGSDVSQDLTLEGIAQNERSGQSFVSPASAIDSGSYDVQAGDTITIYPGTYQTSLDFNSITTASDLTLTSASAASETVIVGQGGTPTINSGSASDGLTIDGLTLRSSGSPVAIINTFSMNTVEVRNSIIQASSGVSGISANEQLTAVDNEIHNGDKTATGIELRDDGGTGSMISENEITGFTNGIEATDSDGLTITYNQIRNNGDGGGNGIGILVGDGTIDGSTITVNWNNVVGNNYGLYAGTTTGTVDAELNWWGDAGGPSAGEGAGGQIDIEPWLTGPAPDGPPTPAQLSLTTADPVPSETGQAGTYAINFTFGQVGNPAGEYVSVDFGSATADLSGVTTGDVSIEGPSGSRTVEAVLTPDGQTLVLDLAAGDVIDDPASGDQFDVTVGNVGNADDGTQTLTLGLHDDSGGSPAAAFVTQSGAYSVQDTTAPTADAGSDFTVDEDTSFTFDGSASSDNGDSLTYEWDTDDDGTYEVTGETGSATYADPGSYAVTLRVTDSGGNTATDVVNVTVNDVTPPNADASNSQTSGDEDTSFTFDGTASTDNVGIDTYEWDFDGDGTVETTGATPSYTYADPGTYTVTLTATDAAGNSGTDTLTVTVNDVTPPNADAGTDFTVDEDTSFTFDGSASSDNGNIASYEWDTDDDGTYQLTGATPLANYADPGTYTVTLRVTDGSGNTATDTLTVTVQDTTAPTADAGPDQTVDEDTSFTFDGSGSSDNVAVTSYEWDFDGDGTTDATGPAPSYTYADPGTYTVTLTATDDAGNTDTDTLTVTVQDTTAPTADAGPDQTVDEDTSVSFDGTGSSDNVGVTTYEWDFDGDGTADATGPTPSYTYADPGIYTVTLTATDDAGNTDTDTLTVTVNDVTAPTAEAGPDQAVSQDTAVDFDGTASSDNVGVTSYEWDFDGDSTTDATGPTPSYTYTAAGSYTVTLTVSDDAGNTDTDTLTVTVNDVTAPTAEAGPDQAVSQDTAVDFDGTASSDNVGVTSYEWDFDGDSTTDATGPTPSYTYTAAGSYTVTLTVSDDAGNTDTDTLTVTVGDTTPPTAEAGPDQTVDEGSTINFDGSSSSDNVGIDSYEWDLDGDGTVDATGTTSSYTYADPGTYTVSLTVSDANGNTDTDTLTVTVEDTIAPSAEAGPNRTVMEETAVSFDGSGSTDNGNIASYEWDVDDDGTVEATGVTPSYTYVNPGTYTVTLTVTDGGGNTDTDTLTVTVDDVTGPTAEAGPDQTVSEDTSVTFDGTASSDNVGITSYEWDVDGDGTYETTGETASHTYADTGTYTVTLRVTDDAGNTDTDTLTVSVVDTTPPTAEAGPDQSVEEGTTVNFDGSSSSDNGVITTYRWDVDGDGTTDATGPTARSTFVDPGTYTVRLTVTDSGGNTDTDTLTITVGDQTAPTAEAGPDRTVEVGSTVSVDGSGSSDDVGIDSYQWNFGDGSAASGVTASQAYDQPGTYTVTLTVTDGAGNTDTDTLTVTVEDRTAPTAEAGPDRTVEVGSTVSVDGSGSSDNVGIDSYQWSFEDGTSAAGETAGHAYDEAGTYTVTLTATDSAGNTDTDTLTVTVESTDDSETATPGDTTTTPGEETTTSGEETTTSDEDTTGSGTTTTEESSGSGSGPGFTATLAVLAVALAALLTHRRQH
- a CDS encoding helix-turn-helix domain-containing protein — its product is MSTTTDGVAREITFNDAEFRERLRELPPSAKLVAKVLETEAPLSQGDLAEQSLLPDRTVRYALNRLEEVGLVDSRYSFRDARKQVYFLADTR
- a CDS encoding chorismate mutase, which codes for MADNDTELRDTDEMSLDELREEIETIDREIVEKIAQRTYVADTIAQVKDEQGLPTTDEEQEQAVMDRAGQNAERFDVDSNLVKAVFRLLIELNKVEQRESR
- a CDS encoding YkgJ family cysteine cluster protein; this encodes MESLEAELDRARELDVAELADAIESIGFECTRCGACCKAETCGLEGEDGDTEPHTATAFPDEISRIQARDDYDWRDVARPMPYGLTEDEGEPGGETFEWALQTDSCGDCTFYAEDEDGTGACTVHEDRPLICQTYPFSVALGGTSQPMGEAVDEEGMVRAHECEGLGRDISRAEAEDLARTLKERAIRELEEAIGVRENYEPVESDDVVVYDSDGPKRIDGTPY
- a CDS encoding MBL fold metallo-hydrolase translates to MRIERVDLDISSRAPGGGVAAYVCGDDDVILVDPGGDSDRLREVVAEAGVAHVLATHHHPDHVGGIAAYADEATVWARRGRESEFERASGVSPDRTFTPATTIQTSGGTVEIVDTPGHAPEHVALRVGESFVTGDLAVAEGSVVVGAPEGDMRTYLSSLRRLHARDPARLYPGHGTVIEAPRAVLGRLIAHRLDREDRVLAAVDAGTETLEAITDAAYEKDVSGVADLARATVAAHLEKLAVEGAIRWNGQRARPA
- a CDS encoding TRAM domain-containing protein: MEISEKLLCLFSADVSAEDDRYVIEVPRREVETGSIDPGETYRVALISGEQEEDENETTESAPSEPQPPVENGEIRYVEIEDIGKQGDGIARVERGYVIIVPGADIGDRVKVEITEVKSNFAVGEIIEEDI
- a CDS encoding DUF7123 family protein, producing the protein MSTTASQAATAAPTTLTDKQQAILDYLRKNADTQTYFKSRLIGEELDMSAKEVGTNMTPLQEGEFDIDVEKWGYSSSTTWMVTT